The Lysobacter enzymogenes genome window below encodes:
- a CDS encoding organic hydroperoxide resistance protein: MSLEKVLYTAHAHVTGGRDGRAVSSDNVLDVKLTTPRELGGGGGDGTNPEQLFAAGYSACFMGAMKFVAGRDKIAFPADAAIDGSVGIGPLPTGFGIQAELKISLPGLPREQAQDLIEKAHVVCPYSNATRGNIDVTLTLV; the protein is encoded by the coding sequence ATGTCCCTCGAAAAAGTCCTCTACACCGCCCACGCCCACGTCACCGGCGGCCGCGACGGCCGCGCCGTGTCTTCGGACAACGTGCTCGACGTCAAGCTGACCACCCCGCGCGAACTCGGCGGCGGCGGCGGCGACGGCACCAACCCGGAACAGCTGTTCGCGGCCGGCTACTCGGCCTGCTTCATGGGCGCGATGAAGTTCGTCGCCGGCCGCGACAAGATCGCGTTCCCGGCCGATGCGGCGATCGACGGCAGCGTCGGCATCGGCCCGCTGCCGACCGGCTTCGGCATCCAGGCCGAGCTCAAGATCTCGCTGCCGGGCCTGCCGCGCGAACAGGCGCAGGACCTGATCGAGAAGGCCCACGTGGTGTGCCCGTACTCGAACGCGACCCGCGGCAACATCGATGTGACCTTGACCTTGGTTTGA
- a CDS encoding MarR family winged helix-turn-helix transcriptional regulator encodes MKKPAAPAARSAKSQPPRPTLLLDDQLCFALYSTGLALNKVYRKLLGKLKLTYPQYLAMMVLWERDAVTVSEIGERLFLDSATLTPLLKRLEAAGLVTRTRAASDERQVVIELTKAGRALKAKARSVPEGMGCALEDCSIDELTALKAQLESLRASLIAHS; translated from the coding sequence ATGAAGAAGCCCGCCGCCCCCGCCGCCCGCAGCGCCAAGTCCCAGCCCCCGCGGCCGACCCTGCTGCTCGACGACCAGTTGTGCTTCGCCCTGTATTCGACCGGGCTGGCGCTCAACAAGGTCTACCGCAAGCTGCTCGGCAAGCTCAAGCTGACCTACCCGCAATACCTGGCGATGATGGTGCTGTGGGAGCGCGACGCGGTCACGGTGTCGGAAATCGGCGAGCGCCTGTTCCTGGACTCGGCCACGCTGACGCCGCTGCTCAAGCGCCTGGAGGCCGCCGGCCTGGTGACCCGCACCCGCGCCGCCAGCGACGAACGCCAGGTGGTGATCGAGCTGACCAAGGCCGGCCGGGCGCTCAAGGCCAAGGCGCGCAGCGTGCCCGAGGGCATGGGCTGCGCGCTCGAGGATTGCAGCATCGACGAGCTCACCGCGCTCAAGGCCCAGCTCGAATCCCTGCGCGCCAGCCTGATCGCCCATTCCTGA
- a CDS encoding serine hydrolase domain-containing protein: MSDKMRAAPPPETATRAGGGRFAAVAAVCLGVAACATAPQREAGQGAAADAQAEQAVDALLADYRGRVPGASVLVLRDGRPLLRRGYGMAVLEDGTAATPQTNYRLASVSKQFTAAAVLLLAQDGKLGLDDPIKRWLPSLPKACDAITIRQILSHQSGLIDYEDVMPASFDADAHQMHDADVLAVLEGQDRTYFAPGSGYRYSNSGYSLLALTVAKASGRGFAEFLRERIFMPLGMRDTVAYERGVSQVAHRAYGYSYENGQWRRTDQSPTSATLGDGGIYSSIDDLARWDAALYDARLLSDASRALAFAAHTPTDAPDVGYGYGWRITGETLWHSGESMGFRNVIVRWPQRRLTVVMLSNRNDPEPYRTALQIAALYLPGSPVRAP; the protein is encoded by the coding sequence ATGAGCGACAAGATGCGCGCGGCACCGCCGCCGGAAACCGCGACGCGGGCGGGCGGCGGACGTTTCGCCGCGGTCGCCGCCGTTTGCCTGGGCGTGGCGGCGTGCGCAACGGCGCCGCAGCGCGAAGCGGGGCAGGGCGCCGCGGCCGACGCGCAGGCCGAACAGGCGGTCGACGCCTTGCTCGCCGATTACCGCGGCCGCGTGCCCGGCGCCAGCGTGCTGGTGTTGCGCGACGGCCGGCCGCTGCTGCGCCGCGGCTACGGCATGGCGGTGCTCGAAGACGGCACGGCGGCCACGCCGCAGACCAATTACCGGCTCGCCTCGGTCAGCAAGCAGTTCACCGCCGCCGCGGTGCTGTTGCTGGCGCAGGACGGCAAGCTGGGGCTCGACGATCCGATCAAGCGCTGGCTGCCGAGCCTGCCCAAGGCCTGCGACGCGATCACGATCCGGCAGATCCTCAGCCACCAGTCCGGGCTGATCGATTACGAGGACGTGATGCCGGCGAGCTTCGACGCCGACGCCCATCAGATGCACGACGCCGATGTGCTGGCGGTGCTCGAAGGCCAGGACCGCACTTACTTCGCGCCGGGCAGCGGTTATCGCTACAGCAACAGCGGCTATTCGCTGCTGGCGCTGACCGTGGCCAAGGCCTCGGGGCGCGGCTTCGCCGAATTCCTGCGCGAGCGCATCTTCATGCCGCTGGGCATGCGCGACACCGTCGCCTACGAGCGCGGCGTGTCGCAGGTCGCGCACCGCGCCTACGGCTACAGCTACGAGAACGGGCAGTGGCGGCGCACCGACCAGAGCCCGACCAGCGCCACGCTCGGCGACGGCGGCATTTATTCCTCGATCGACGATCTGGCCCGGTGGGACGCGGCGCTGTACGACGCGCGCCTGCTCAGCGACGCCTCGCGCGCGCTGGCGTTCGCCGCGCACACGCCGACCGACGCGCCCGATGTGGGCTATGGCTACGGCTGGCGCATCACCGGCGAGACCTTGTGGCATTCGGGCGAGTCGATGGGCTTCCGCAACGTCATCGTGCGCTGGCCGCAGCGGCGGTTGACGGTGGTGATGCTGAGCAATCGCAACGATCCGGAGCCGTACCGCACGGCGTTGCAGATCGCGGCTTTGTATTTGCCGGGCAGTCCGGTGCGGGCGCCGTAG